A region from the Nematostella vectensis chromosome 13, jaNemVect1.1, whole genome shotgun sequence genome encodes:
- the LOC5518085 gene encoding cyclin-D1-binding protein 1 homolog isoform X1, whose product MAAGNDEESSEILSSLVDTLQLCGSKVKEGSLRQVLEDLETHFSLQDFWLKFGMTFRAVSKEATKLAAMYSKPPIPNPEELQGVLTGFETSIIAMLTVFLSLPASQGKALHKRIQTTVSAIVEGSKILVQSLMKHNDNSNQAINQSAGALWERCDSFHSFPLDNKYAVLDVFKMVSELVKDALSEVEQAQTNNGRENTNSPSQTDGTNEQGWSSHDAQLVAPCVGVVKACRSCLKKVSGAIRTYGKATSHQLVQELDSMEEILQKISPSVDDLVSSLYAPMNHTTVANKARDLGSCLKNLIEKSRNSHFTEEADNTWLDFLTKAIDHNLAKMSSALEAQS is encoded by the exons atggcggctggcaaTGACGAGGAAAGCTCAGAGATTCTGTCTTCCCTCGTGGACACGTTGCAACTTTGTGGCAGTAAAGTCAAAG aGGGAAGTTTGCGTCAAGTATTGGAAGACCTAGAAACACATTTCTCACTCCAAGATTTCTGGCTTAAATTTG GAATGACATTTAGGGCTGTGTCAAAAGAAGCCACCAAGCTCGCAGCCATGTATTCCAAGCCACCAATCCCAAACCCTGAG GAGTTACAGGGAGTTCTTACTGGTTTTGAAACCTCCATCATTGCAATGCTTACTGTGTTTCTCTCTCTACCAGCTTCACAAG GAAAGGCCCTTCACAAGAGAATCCAGACAACTGTCAGTGCTATTGTAGAAGGTTCCAAAATCCTGGTCCAATCTTTGATGAAGCATAATGACAACAG CAATCAAGCCATTAACCAGTCAGCAGGTGCTTTATGGGAGCGCTGTGATTCCTTCCATTCATTTCCGCTTG ATAATAAGTATGCAGTGCTTGACGTTTTTAAAATGGTTTCTGAACTTGTCAAAGATGCTCTTTCAGAAGTAGAACAG GCCCAAACTAATAATGGAAGGGAAAATACCAATTCCCCAAGCCAGACAGATGGCACTAATGAGCAAGGGTGGTCCTCCCATGATGCCCAGCTAGTCGCACCTTGCGTAGGGGTAGTCAAG GCTTGCCGGTCCTGCTTGAAGAAAGTGTCTGGCGCTATACGTACTTATGGAAAGGCCACATCTCATCAGCTCGTTCAAGAGCTTGACAGTATGGAGGAGATTCTACAAAAGATCAGCCCAAG TGTTGATGACCTAGTTAGTAGTTTGTACGCGCCGATGAATCATACAACAGTTGCAAACAAG GCTAGAGATCTCGGCAGCTGTTTAAAGAACCTCATCGAAAAATCAAG GAATTCGCATTTTACTGAAGAGGCAGACAACACGTGGCTTGACTTCCTGACTAAAGCCATCGACCACAACCTTGCTAAGATGTCCTCGGCTTTGGAAGCGCAAAGTTAA
- the LOC5518085 gene encoding cyclin-D1-binding protein 1 homolog isoform X2 has product MAAGNDEESSEILSSLVDTLQLCGSKVKEGSLRQVLEDLETHFSLQDFWLKFGMTFRAVSKEATKLAAMYSKPPIPNPEELQGVLTGFETSIIAMLTVFLSLPASQGKALHKRIQTTVSAIVEGSKILVQSLMKHNDNSNQAINQSAGALWERCDSFHSFPLDNKYAVLDVFKMVSELVKDALSEVEQAQTNNGRENTNSPSQTDGTNEQGWSSHDAQLVAPCVGVVKACRSCLKKVSGAIRTYGKATSHQLVQELDSMEEILQKISPSVDDLVSSLYAPMNHTTVANKGFHTHT; this is encoded by the exons atggcggctggcaaTGACGAGGAAAGCTCAGAGATTCTGTCTTCCCTCGTGGACACGTTGCAACTTTGTGGCAGTAAAGTCAAAG aGGGAAGTTTGCGTCAAGTATTGGAAGACCTAGAAACACATTTCTCACTCCAAGATTTCTGGCTTAAATTTG GAATGACATTTAGGGCTGTGTCAAAAGAAGCCACCAAGCTCGCAGCCATGTATTCCAAGCCACCAATCCCAAACCCTGAG GAGTTACAGGGAGTTCTTACTGGTTTTGAAACCTCCATCATTGCAATGCTTACTGTGTTTCTCTCTCTACCAGCTTCACAAG GAAAGGCCCTTCACAAGAGAATCCAGACAACTGTCAGTGCTATTGTAGAAGGTTCCAAAATCCTGGTCCAATCTTTGATGAAGCATAATGACAACAG CAATCAAGCCATTAACCAGTCAGCAGGTGCTTTATGGGAGCGCTGTGATTCCTTCCATTCATTTCCGCTTG ATAATAAGTATGCAGTGCTTGACGTTTTTAAAATGGTTTCTGAACTTGTCAAAGATGCTCTTTCAGAAGTAGAACAG GCCCAAACTAATAATGGAAGGGAAAATACCAATTCCCCAAGCCAGACAGATGGCACTAATGAGCAAGGGTGGTCCTCCCATGATGCCCAGCTAGTCGCACCTTGCGTAGGGGTAGTCAAG GCTTGCCGGTCCTGCTTGAAGAAAGTGTCTGGCGCTATACGTACTTATGGAAAGGCCACATCTCATCAGCTCGTTCAAGAGCTTGACAGTATGGAGGAGATTCTACAAAAGATCAGCCCAAG TGTTGATGACCTAGTTAGTAGTTTGTACGCGCCGATGAATCATACAACAGTTGCAAACAAG GGCTTCCATACCCACACATAA